AGTCTGTGGAGAATGGGCCCACACACAGTCAACACTTGCTCTCTCTGAATCTTCTGCTTTGCCTTTATTAGCGTACCTGGTAAGGTATGACGCTGCTTATAGTCGCTCATTCCTGAGGCTATTGCATAGCCAGGAATGGAGCCTTGACTTTCTATTTCCTTGGTTTCATCTTCAGCAATGACCTCCCACCCTAAAAGCAGAGGAAGTcaaggaaaaggcagaaagaaagaaggcaatGTTGAAAGGGAAAAGCCTCTCTATCTGAAAGTGCTATTTAATTTAGTCCAACTTCAGGCCATTTGTAGCTGGATTCCTAGTAtggataaatgttttatattgaaTTACACAAGTAGATTATTTCTATTATATGAATGTACTGTTCCTAGCTAGAAAGTAACATTACCCCAAATTCTAAGTTCTATACATTAACGTCAGCACACAAATACCAGAAATGAGGGCTTGTCACCAAGTGCATGTGAGGTGGAACAAACTACACAGAAAATATTTAGTATAAAAGGATACGGGTATTGACAGCTTCAGCATCTGAACACAGCAgtcttttcacttccttttccaCCTCAGGAGATTCAATGTGCTGAACCACAGTAGGGAAAAAAGGGATACCAATAATGTTATTTAACACCCTGTGTTTTGCAGGAATGGCCTTTTCCTAcatatgaatgaattaaaaaatttagGCTTAAGATACATCCAATCAAATTTCTACTTTAAACAATGCTGTTTATGAAGGAAACTTTGATCAGGGTCTATATTTTTGTACAGCAAGCTTATTTTTCCCAATCAATTACTTGAGACATTTAATCTTTTCAATCTGCAACTCTAAAGGCTCTCTCAGAAGTACCACCCTTAAGTCGCAGTTATTAATTATTTGCATTGACCCTTACTAGCAAAAAACTACGATTTTTTGCTACTTAGACATAATTTTGTGTAAAGACCCAAATTCCCAGATTCTACTTTCCCACATCTTTATTAGAGAGTTTCCTATAAAAACAGGACCTTAGCCTGTTTTTATACACATTCTCCCTTAAATCCAGTTTTAGACAATTATCTCCATGGCAACCAATTCAACGTGCCACAAATAGAAATTAGAACTTTGAGGGGGAATAagcaattgcaaaaaaaaaactgctggtAAAAGTGAACTCTGGCTtccaagaaaattttttaaaataaatatcacagAAAAGAAGCAGATTAAGATACCAAGACTACTGATCAAATTGCATCTTCTGCTCTAGGAGCTGTCAAACATTAAACAATGAATTCTTCATTTTTCAGTGAATCAAATTCAGTCTATGTGTACGGGAGTGGGGGTTACAGGTGAGAAGGAAGGCACAAAAGTAAACTTGATAATTTTTTGGGTTTGTTAAAAGCTGCAAAATAAAATCCACtctagataaacaataaggttaTATTATGATTTGTCTACCACAGGAAGGTCCATTTCTTCAATTTGTTTGAAATCAGCAACCTATGAACGAGAAGACAGTAAACGATGAAGTTGTTCTATCTTACTAAAGTTTAAAGAGTTCTAGACCCATTCTTAACATAGTTTTCTATttagtagacactcaataaatgctcTAGACTAACAGTATAAAGCCAAAGCAACTGTGTTCATAGATTAAACATAGTAAAACTATCAATTCTTCCCCAATTGTTCCATAGctttaatgcaattcctatcaaaattccaacaaCGTTTTATGTAATACATGACAAACTTATCTAAAACGTATATGGAAAGGTACAGGCTCTAGAATGGCTATAATAATcttgaatacaaaataaaataaaataaatcttcctGATTCCAAGACTTATTTCAAAGCTACATTGTGGAATTGGTGATCAACACACGGATCAGTCAAACAGAATAGGGAACCCAGGAAAAAAACTCACACAAATatgctcaactttttttttttttttttgcccaacttatttttgacaaaggtgcagAAGCAATACAATGGACAAAGGGCAgcctttttaacaaatggtgctgcaGATTTTGgacatgcaaagaaaaaaacaggaagaatCTTGAACTAACCTTCAAgtacaaaaattaacacaaaaatagATTGCAaactaaaatgtaaaactttttttaaaaataggagaaaTCTGGGCTAGACAAATAGTTCTTATAATTGACATGAAAAACAAGatccttaaaagaaaacaaaatcaataaattggacttcatcaaacaAAAATCTTTAGCTCTTTGAAAGACCCTGTGGAGAATTTGAAAAGACAAgttacagactgggagaaaatatttgcaaaccacatatctgacaGAAAACTAgtatttagaatataaaaaagaacttctcaaaactcaacagtaaaaacaaTCCATTTAGAAAATGGACTAAAGGCATGAACAGACACTTCATTGAAATGGACATACAGATGGAAAACAAGCacctgagaagatgctcaacatcattagccatgaGGGAAAAGTAAATACCACAGTGAGATCACTACACAATATCAGAATGACTAAAACTGAAAACTAGCGACAACACCTAATGCTGGTGAAAATGGAGAACTGGATTGTGTGAACATTGCTGGTGctaatgtaaaatggtgcagccactctggaaaatgctatgggtagtttcttataaaactaaatatgcaACATATCCAGTAATtgtactcctgggtatttatgcCAAAGAAATGAatacttatgttcacacaaaaatctgctggcagctttatttataacagTCAAAAACTGTAAACAACCCAGATGTTCTATGAGTGAACAATTAAGCAAATTATGGTACATTCATAACACAGCCtaccactcagcaataaaaaggaaggaactaTTCATACATGCAACAGTCTGCATGGACCTTAAGGGAATTAATCTGAGTGGAAAAAAAGCCAGTTTCAAATGTTATActttgtatgattccacttatatgacattttcaaaatgacaaaattatagagatggaGAACATAGTAGTGATTAGCGGGGGTTACAGCCTGGTggtgggggttggagggaggTGGGTGTAGCTTTCAAGGGCAAGATGAGGGATCCTGGTAGTGACAATACTGTTTAGTATCTTGACAGTGTAGGTAGATACACCAACATACACATGGGATAACTGCATAGAACTAAACAcatgcaaggacttccctggtggctcagcagtaaagtatctgcctgtcaatgcaggagacatgggttcgatccctggatcgggaagatcctctggaaaatgaaacgacaacccactccagtattcttgcctgggaaatcccatggacagaaaagcctggcaggctacagtccatcgggttgcaaagagtcagacgtgcattagtgactaaacaacaacaaacacatgcacacacatacagaggagTACAAGTAAAACTGGAGCAACTTGAAAAAGATTAGTGAATAGTGATAATGTCAATTTCTtgtttgtgatattgtactaCAGTTTTGCAAAAAGTTACAATGGTAAAAACTAGGTCAAGGGTACATGGCGTATCTTTTTTATTGCTTgcaactgcatgtgaatctacaattatttcaaaataaaaaatttaattaaaaaagaagccaAGGCATAGTACTCTTGTAGTTTTTCCAGGGTTCTACAAATCTGAGGTAAGGTTAGGAATACAACCACATTTCCCAATTCTCAGGTTCTGGCTGGGTTcactttaaaataagattttgaagcTGGAAACGTTTGAAAGCATTAGCAGAAGTTTCAAATTCATGACACATCTTTTCCTAAACACTAGCCTATAACTTCAAGAGTCCAGTCTGTTTTTGTTCATTACATATTTCCATTTGTTagcacacagtgcctggcatgttgctcacactcaataaatgtttactggacatataaatgagtgaacaaatgaacaTCCGACTgactgtctccctcctcccccccatAATCCTCTTCCAATCCACCCAGAAGACACAGAAATTGCATGCCACAaaccttttttattgttttgcggaactttctctttctgacattccTAAGTGGTGGAGTAACTGAAATAAATTCAACATGGTGAAATGTATGTATGATTGATGGTAGTCACATATCTATCTGAATTGGACAGAGAAAGCTCACACTATAAGCTACAGACTCGTGACACAACTTGTTCTTTTAAGAGTGTCTAGATGCCTCCTGAACCAAATACCTAAGTGTGACAACAGATCCCTGGCTCACAAGTAATCAGAACTCAGCAGATAAATATAGTTAGCCAGAATGAGCAAGGGACTGTTGGTGACTTACTGCCATGCTTCcaggtatattttttctttctctgcttttcagcttTCCTGATTGCTTTAGGATCAGTAGAGGTTACTGGTTCTTCAGGAGAAGGCTGAACATCAGCATCAGCAGTGCACACAAGCATCTACATTtgacaaagacagagaagctgacCATGGCCACAAATCTTCAGTTAGTAATAGATCATGATCATTCTTACCACCAGAAATCCTGGGGCACAGAAGGAGAATGATACTTGGCATTTCCAGAAAACCAAGTATTACATACTCTCATATTCATTCCCTCTCTATCTCAGCAGCACTGCATATGGACGCtgaggggtttttgttttgttttgttttttgctcaaGTGCTTACCACTGCAGAAGGAATACGGCTGAGAAAAAAGATATATCTTAGCATTttgatttagaaagaaaattaaaaaatcaacagtAGAGATGATGAACAAGAACCAGTGTAAACCTCCAGAGTTAGCAGGAAGTTCAGACGAAGATCCCAGATgttcatatttttcaaataatgataAATGGCAAACAGGAGGCTCTAAAAGCTGTTTGGATAAAATTAAGTAGGGAAAAGTGATGGATCAAACACCAAACTAGCACATGACATTGTATTCCTGTGCAATTGAGCTGGAAATTAGAAATGACAAACAGGTGAAAGgagaattgaaagaaagaaagaaaaggaggaagaaaggaaatcctAAAAGGGTATGAGGGTGAATAGATTAAGAAAGCTTGTCCATACCTGGGAAACATCTGCCgttttataaaaactttttctATCCAGAGTTTTTAGGCTTCCAATAACACAAGGCAAATCAACCAGCTTAGCAGCTAGTGAGACATTGTCTACCTCAACAACTGCATGACGTGTGTCAgctaaagaaaagtagaaaaaattaaGGTTCACATCTTCCCAATGTACTCTTAAAACTGATGGTTTGAATAATGAAGACTTATGTGAGACAGATGAGTCTTTCATTGAAACATTATTTCTCATAATGCTAGAATTGGGTACACAACTAGCAACTTCCCAGAGCAAAGAAAATGGAGTATATGGAgctcttttttttccagttttatgtcACTCAGTCAAAAGTAGATAAGTTTCTTGGTAATGGTTGTGAACTAAAA
This genomic interval from Bos indicus x Bos taurus breed Angus x Brahman F1 hybrid chromosome X, Bos_hybrid_MaternalHap_v2.0, whole genome shotgun sequence contains the following:
- the TAF7L gene encoding transcription initiation factor TFIID subunit 7-like isoform X2; this encodes MSSSQDEPPHELENQFILRLPMEHASTVRKMVHSGSSSMKNKLKIDLFSDTRHAVVEVDNVSLAAKLVDLPCVIGSLKTLDRKSFYKTADVSQMLVCTADADVQPSPEEPVTSTDPKAIRKAEKQRKKKYTWKHGITPPLRNVRKRKFRKTIKKVADFKQIEEMDLPVHIESPEVEKEVKRLLCSDAEAVNTRWEVIAEDETKEIESQGSIPGYAIASGMSDYKQRHTLPEYYVLQEMRNDSSNNTEEDDKDEEEEEDYDDEEEEDYYDEDMERELQTRFTEYDQYEAKEGTSSMESFTLCAGAA